A single genomic interval of Vibrio gallicus harbors:
- a CDS encoding lactate/malate family dehydrogenase produces MKIGVIGAGAVGVGVCNYVLTLGMASELVLLDRNLDKAEGEVFDFQHTAALTFSKNTDLIATDDYSALKDANIVVLTAGAQIQHGQSRLDIAEINARIGVDIAKQVEAVAPNAILIVVTNPCDIVTHFIAHNTHFNGAKLISSGCVIDTARLMTIVAQRVQLDPKNISGLVVGEHGSNCFIPERSLGVAGQNLDAYCEHNNLEKFERSELLTSVQQAGFEIFHRKNNTAHGIAASVFRIIQAIVVNERSVLPVGTVIHGEYGLDNVVMSLPTIVGKNGAESVLSNAFDQSEQQALSNFAIQISESVAEVARLTGLKA; encoded by the coding sequence ATGAAGATTGGTGTTATTGGTGCGGGTGCAGTTGGGGTTGGTGTATGCAACTATGTGTTAACCTTAGGTATGGCGAGCGAGTTGGTATTACTCGACCGTAATCTAGATAAAGCAGAAGGCGAAGTGTTCGACTTTCAACACACCGCCGCCCTCACCTTTTCCAAAAACACCGATCTTATCGCTACAGACGATTACTCAGCATTAAAAGATGCCAACATTGTGGTTCTTACTGCGGGCGCTCAAATTCAACACGGGCAATCGCGCCTCGACATTGCAGAGATTAATGCTCGAATTGGTGTAGATATTGCCAAGCAAGTCGAAGCTGTGGCACCAAACGCTATTTTGATTGTTGTTACTAACCCTTGCGACATTGTCACCCACTTCATCGCCCATAATACACACTTTAACGGCGCCAAACTGATAAGCTCAGGCTGCGTTATCGACACTGCTCGCTTGATGACGATTGTTGCGCAGCGCGTTCAGTTAGATCCTAAAAATATATCTGGCCTAGTGGTTGGTGAGCACGGCAGCAACTGTTTTATTCCTGAGCGCAGTCTAGGGGTTGCAGGACAAAATCTTGATGCCTACTGCGAGCATAACAATCTTGAGAAATTTGAGCGCAGCGAGCTACTTACCAGCGTTCAACAAGCTGGTTTTGAGATCTTCCATCGCAAGAACAACACCGCGCATGGCATTGCCGCAAGCGTCTTTCGCATCATCCAAGCCATTGTGGTCAATGAACGCTCCGTTCTTCCTGTAGGAACCGTTATACATGGTGAATATGGATTAGATAATGTGGTGATGAGCTTACCCACGATTGTCGGTAAAAACGGCGCTGAGTCAGTACTTAGCAATGCTTTTGACCAAAGTGAACAACAAGCACTCAGCAACTTTGCCATACAGATCAGTGAATCAGTTGCTGAAGTTGCACGATTAACAGGGCTAAAGGCCTAA
- a CDS encoding SDR family NAD(P)-dependent oxidoreductase: protein MQLGLQEKHVVVTGGSSGIGAEIVLTFAQEGARVWFCGRSQHKIDASIASLGALSKQVIGTSVDVTDASAFQSWIDSIPSIDVFVPNVSALSNDWSDMIAHDIMATQQAIESVLPKLLQSSCGALTYIGSKASGSTIAKGKAYGAAKAAMAHYMKSLSLTHAPILRVNTVSPGDTYIENGHWGKIKREHPDFFNQVLDNNPMGRFANPDEVANVVVFVSSPAASFVSGSNWYVDGASSEQVQY from the coding sequence ATGCAGTTAGGCTTACAAGAAAAACATGTCGTTGTGACTGGCGGATCTTCTGGTATCGGCGCTGAGATCGTGCTTACCTTTGCCCAAGAAGGGGCCAGGGTGTGGTTTTGTGGACGTAGCCAACATAAAATAGATGCCTCGATAGCAAGTTTGGGAGCGCTATCTAAACAAGTTATAGGCACATCTGTGGATGTAACGGACGCGTCCGCATTCCAATCATGGATTGATTCCATTCCTAGCATTGACGTTTTCGTACCCAATGTCAGTGCGCTATCTAATGATTGGAGTGATATGATTGCCCACGACATCATGGCAACCCAACAAGCAATCGAATCTGTACTGCCTAAACTTCTCCAGTCTTCTTGCGGTGCATTGACCTATATCGGCTCAAAAGCCAGCGGCAGTACGATTGCCAAAGGCAAAGCATATGGCGCGGCAAAAGCCGCAATGGCCCATTATATGAAGTCACTGTCTCTCACCCACGCGCCAATACTTCGAGTAAACACGGTTTCTCCTGGCGATACCTATATTGAAAATGGGCATTGGGGCAAGATTAAACGCGAGCATCCTGATTTTTTCAATCAGGTATTAGACAACAACCCTATGGGACGCTTTGCTAACCCAGATGAAGTCGCCAATGTAGTTGTGTTTGTCTCTAGCCCCGCAGCAAGCTTTGTTTCAGGCTCTAATTGGTATGTTGATGGTGCTTCTAGCGAACAAGTTCAGTACTAA
- the hxpB gene encoding hexitol phosphatase HxpB — MLQAVIFDMDGLMVDSEPFWQQAQLEIFPLYNVSITHQDTINTTGVRIDNIVEGYYAKQPWTGATQAQVCSQISARVIELIELNKPAMPGLKPLIQRLKTLDIKLAVASSSPMDLIEATLNALEITHQFDAVLSAQTLVYGKPHPEVYLNTAHALKVCPTKCLALEDSLTGLLAAKAARMKTIVIPETSQLERPQWSIADYKLASLNQVTLDMLSNCA; from the coding sequence ATGCTCCAAGCCGTCATTTTTGACATGGATGGATTAATGGTCGATTCAGAGCCTTTTTGGCAGCAAGCCCAGTTAGAGATATTTCCCCTGTATAACGTATCTATCACCCATCAAGATACGATTAACACCACAGGTGTGCGTATCGATAACATAGTTGAGGGCTATTATGCTAAGCAACCGTGGACAGGGGCAACCCAAGCCCAAGTGTGTTCGCAGATAAGCGCGAGAGTCATTGAGTTAATAGAGCTTAATAAACCGGCAATGCCTGGCCTTAAGCCCTTAATACAGCGCTTAAAAACACTGGATATCAAACTGGCGGTAGCATCCTCTTCACCAATGGATCTCATTGAAGCAACCCTAAATGCCCTTGAGATAACCCACCAGTTCGATGCCGTGCTCTCAGCACAAACATTGGTATATGGAAAGCCACACCCAGAGGTATACCTCAATACCGCACATGCTCTTAAGGTTTGCCCTACGAAATGCCTTGCCCTAGAAGACTCTCTTACCGGATTGTTAGCGGCCAAAGCGGCGCGTATGAAAACGATCGTAATCCCGGAGACATCACAATTAGAGCGCCCACAATGGAGTATTGCCGACTATAAACTGGCTTCTCTTAATCAGGTAACTTTAGATATGCTCTCCAATTGTGCGTAG
- a CDS encoding DNA ligase: MNHIKPLAALMCIVPSIEAKSEAKAVQLNAIPLANNYAGQLLDSSYLISEKLDGVRAIWDGARLYSRSGRVINIPEFFVKQMPPFAVEGELWAGHGRFHHVQQTVLDKVPNEASWRTITYCMFDVLNTVIKFRDNYTQLLAWQNHNPSHNVCVVKQVPFESNEQLSRQLQAVLVSGGEGLIIRKGSAISVAGRSNNILKLKPFMDAEALVVGYKPGKGKYQGMIGALRVQTPTGVEFFIGSGLSDVDRATPPKLGSTITYRFSGETHLGVPRFPRFVRVRQMQ, translated from the coding sequence ATGAATCATATAAAACCATTAGCGGCACTGATGTGCATTGTGCCGTCCATCGAGGCAAAATCTGAGGCAAAGGCGGTTCAATTAAACGCCATACCATTAGCAAACAACTATGCAGGGCAACTCCTTGATAGCTCGTACTTGATAAGTGAAAAACTGGATGGTGTCAGAGCTATTTGGGATGGAGCACGCCTATATTCACGCTCTGGACGGGTGATTAATATCCCCGAATTTTTTGTCAAGCAAATGCCTCCCTTTGCAGTCGAAGGCGAGTTGTGGGCTGGGCATGGAAGGTTTCATCATGTGCAGCAAACGGTACTAGATAAAGTTCCTAATGAAGCAAGCTGGCGCACTATAACTTACTGTATGTTTGATGTGTTGAATACCGTAATCAAGTTTCGTGATAACTACACACAACTATTAGCATGGCAGAATCACAATCCATCTCATAATGTATGTGTCGTTAAACAGGTGCCATTTGAGTCAAATGAACAGCTGTCTCGGCAATTACAGGCGGTGTTAGTTAGCGGTGGAGAAGGTCTTATAATCAGAAAAGGCAGTGCGATAAGTGTTGCTGGTCGAAGTAATAATATCCTTAAACTAAAGCCTTTTATGGATGCAGAAGCATTAGTTGTTGGGTATAAACCGGGTAAAGGGAAGTATCAGGGGATGATTGGCGCACTGAGAGTTCAAACCCCAACTGGGGTTGAGTTTTTTATCGGCTCAGGTCTAAGCGATGTTGATAGAGCGACGCCTCCTAAGTTAGGTAGCACGATTACCTATCGGTTTAGCGGGGAGACGCATCTCGGTGTACCGAGGTTTCCCCGCTTTGTACGAGTCAGGCAAATGCAATAG
- a CDS encoding MATE family efflux transporter: MHRYKKEVKSLVKLATPVLIASVAQTGMGVVDTIMAGGVSATDMAAVAIASSIWLPSILFGIGVLMALIPIVAQLNGRGHQNKIANEIHQGAALAVFIAFPIAFVLMQTKTILGMMDVDQHMASITIGYMHAMLPAIPAFLFFQTLRSFTDGMSMTKIAMVIGFVGLLLNIPLNYIFVYGKFGMPALGGMGCGVATTIVYWVMFLMLLWFTVTAKRFQSIGLFATWHKPKLQAQIRLFKLGLPVALSIFFEVTLFAVVALLVSPLGPIVVAAHQIAINVSSMVFMLPMSVGNAVSIRVGHKLGEEDTEGAKISTHVGLILGLMMAACTAIITILFREQITNLYTDNHAVTAISVHLLLLAAVYQFSDSIQVIAGGALRGYKDMRSIFNRTFLSYWVVGLPSGYVLGATDWIVQPMGAQGYWFGFIFGLTTAAILLGLRLKWMHNQTAEAQLLFASR; encoded by the coding sequence TTGCACCGTTATAAAAAAGAAGTGAAAAGCCTTGTCAAACTCGCAACTCCGGTATTGATTGCTTCGGTAGCTCAAACTGGTATGGGCGTAGTTGATACTATTATGGCTGGCGGCGTAAGTGCAACTGATATGGCTGCAGTTGCGATAGCATCGAGCATTTGGCTACCCTCAATTTTGTTTGGGATTGGAGTGTTGATGGCTCTGATCCCAATCGTCGCTCAACTTAACGGGCGTGGACATCAAAACAAGATTGCCAATGAGATCCATCAAGGCGCTGCTTTGGCAGTGTTTATCGCCTTTCCTATTGCCTTTGTCCTAATGCAGACAAAGACCATTTTAGGAATGATGGATGTTGACCAACATATGGCAAGTATTACCATCGGCTATATGCATGCCATGTTACCAGCAATTCCAGCGTTCTTATTCTTTCAAACCCTGCGCAGCTTTACCGATGGCATGTCTATGACCAAGATCGCCATGGTCATAGGCTTTGTTGGGTTGCTGCTGAATATTCCACTTAACTATATCTTTGTCTACGGTAAATTCGGTATGCCAGCGTTAGGTGGTATGGGGTGCGGCGTAGCAACCACTATAGTGTATTGGGTCATGTTCTTAATGCTGCTTTGGTTTACCGTTACTGCAAAACGATTCCAAAGCATCGGCCTGTTTGCTACGTGGCACAAGCCTAAACTGCAAGCTCAGATACGCTTATTTAAACTGGGATTACCTGTCGCCTTGTCGATATTCTTTGAGGTGACCTTATTTGCGGTAGTGGCACTACTTGTCTCTCCACTTGGCCCTATTGTTGTAGCGGCGCATCAAATCGCTATCAACGTTTCCTCTATGGTGTTTATGCTGCCGATGAGTGTCGGCAATGCGGTTAGTATTCGCGTAGGGCATAAACTTGGAGAAGAAGACACTGAAGGTGCCAAGATATCGACGCATGTTGGATTGATATTAGGCTTAATGATGGCCGCATGTACCGCGATTATCACCATCTTATTTAGAGAGCAGATCACCAACCTCTACACCGACAATCATGCAGTTACCGCTATATCCGTGCACTTATTACTATTAGCTGCAGTGTATCAATTTAGTGATTCGATACAGGTCATTGCAGGCGGTGCATTGCGTGGATATAAGGATATGCGCTCTATCTTTAACCGAACCTTTCTATCATATTGGGTGGTCGGTTTACCCTCGGGGTATGTACTTGGTGCAACCGACTGGATTGTCCAGCCTATGGGAGCACAAGGTTATTGGTTCGGCTTTATTTTCGGTCTAACTACCGCTGCAATTTTATTAGGTCTACGCCTGAAATGGATGCACAATCAGACAGCCGAAGCGCAACTATTATTCGCTTCACGATAA
- a CDS encoding riboflavin synthase subunit alpha: MFTGIVQGTAKVVEIIRKQDFNTHIIELPKHLSEGIQIGASIAHNGCCLTITGVQDSRVSFDLMKATLELTNLGLIQENDEVNIERAARFGDEIGGHSMSGHIMSTVKLTGIIASPNNKTLWFDAPQDAMRYILPKGYIGLDGCSLTIAEVKACSFSVNLIPETLNRTLFGTRKIGDTINLEVDPQTQAIVDTVERVMAQKLA, encoded by the coding sequence ATGTTTACTGGCATTGTTCAGGGCACAGCAAAGGTCGTTGAAATTATAAGAAAACAAGATTTTAATACCCATATTATTGAGCTTCCTAAACACCTATCAGAAGGTATTCAAATTGGCGCATCCATTGCTCACAATGGGTGTTGTTTGACTATTACAGGTGTGCAAGATAGTCGAGTCAGCTTTGATTTGATGAAAGCGACTCTTGAGTTGACCAATCTAGGGCTAATTCAAGAAAATGATGAGGTGAATATTGAGCGTGCGGCAAGGTTTGGAGATGAGATTGGCGGGCACAGCATGTCTGGTCATATTATGTCTACAGTTAAGCTTACTGGCATTATAGCGTCGCCTAATAATAAGACGCTGTGGTTTGATGCGCCACAAGATGCGATGCGTTACATACTGCCCAAAGGCTATATTGGGCTTGATGGATGTTCGTTGACCATTGCTGAGGTGAAGGCATGTTCATTTTCAGTCAACCTGATCCCAGAAACACTCAATCGCACCTTATTTGGAACTAGAAAAATAGGCGATACAATCAACCTAGAGGTTGACCCTCAAACGCAAGCGATAGTCGACACTGTAGAGCGCGTAATGGCGCAAAAACTAGCTTAA
- a CDS encoding CPXCG motif-containing cysteine-rich protein: MKNYADKYVSCPHCGQTITVAIDTTQGNQDFYHDCPACCNSIHMNITLDEVRDRVDFSLDADDEQIF; encoded by the coding sequence ATGAAAAATTACGCCGACAAGTATGTTTCATGCCCGCATTGTGGACAAACAATCACCGTAGCCATAGATACCACGCAAGGAAATCAAGATTTTTATCATGATTGCCCTGCGTGCTGTAATTCAATCCATATGAATATCACGCTCGATGAAGTTAGAGACAGAGTCGACTTTAGCCTTGATGCGGACGACGAACAGATATTTTAA